From one Streptomyces spiramyceticus genomic stretch:
- a CDS encoding primosomal protein N': MSRENERSEEPRAGAPEQLALIRETVRKAKVPKAKPRTWRGAPLAKELPVARVMVDKGVLHLDKYFDYAVTEELDAVAQPGVRVRVRFGAGAHNVREGRREGGGMIDGFLIERRAESDYAGPLAALAYVVSPEPVLSPELLELSRAIADRYAGSLADVLQLAIPPRNGPAEAKPSPEPLPPPAVAEAGTWERYAQGPAFLRELAGGGAPRAVWTALPGPHWPDELARAVAATLASGRGALVVLPDGRSAARVDAALTALVGKGQHVLLTADAGPQKRYRQWLAVRRGSVRAVVGTRAAMFAPVADLGLVVVWDDGDSSHSDDNAPFPHVREVLELRAQHSKCAFLLGAVSCTVEAAQLVEGKWAAPLRAGREQVRAAAPLIRTVGDVELARDGAARAARLPSLAWQTVRDGLKSGPVLVQVPRRGYVPSLACERCRTPARCRHCAGPLEAADQQELHCGWCGRDAAGWRCGECGSVRLRAQMVGAKRTAEELGRAFPAVPVRTSGRDHVLDSVPGAPALVVSTPGAEPVAEGGYAAALLLDGWAMLGRPDLRAGEEALRRWISAAALVRGHGEGGTVVVVAEPTLRPVQALVRWDPVGHAQRELAERAELGFPPVSRMAAVSGRPEAVAAFLAAAELPGDAEVLGPVPLPVAEPGRPRRPGDPPVGEVWERALLRVPPGSGAALAAALKSAQVARLVRGGGDPVRIRIDPLDIG, translated from the coding sequence GTGAGCAGGGAGAACGAGCGGTCCGAAGAGCCCCGGGCAGGGGCGCCGGAGCAGCTTGCGCTCATTCGGGAGACCGTGCGGAAGGCGAAGGTTCCGAAGGCCAAGCCGCGGACGTGGCGGGGGGCTCCTCTGGCCAAGGAGCTGCCCGTTGCGCGGGTCATGGTCGACAAGGGGGTGCTGCACCTCGACAAGTACTTCGACTATGCCGTGACGGAGGAGCTGGACGCCGTCGCGCAGCCCGGGGTGCGGGTGCGGGTGCGGTTCGGGGCCGGGGCGCACAACGTGCGTGAGGGGCGTCGTGAGGGCGGCGGGATGATCGACGGCTTCCTCATAGAGCGGCGGGCCGAGTCGGACTACGCCGGGCCTCTCGCGGCGCTCGCCTATGTGGTGTCACCGGAGCCGGTGCTCAGCCCGGAGCTGCTGGAGCTGTCGCGGGCGATCGCCGACCGTTACGCCGGGAGCCTCGCCGACGTACTGCAGCTGGCGATCCCGCCGAGGAACGGGCCTGCCGAGGCGAAGCCGTCGCCGGAGCCGTTGCCGCCGCCCGCTGTGGCGGAGGCGGGGACGTGGGAGCGGTATGCCCAAGGGCCTGCTTTTTTGCGGGAGTTGGCGGGCGGTGGCGCGCCGCGGGCCGTGTGGACCGCGTTGCCGGGGCCGCACTGGCCGGACGAGCTGGCCCGTGCGGTGGCGGCTACGCTCGCTTCGGGGCGGGGCGCGCTGGTCGTCCTGCCGGACGGGCGCAGTGCGGCGCGGGTGGATGCCGCGCTCACCGCGCTGGTGGGGAAGGGGCAGCATGTTCTGCTGACCGCCGATGCCGGGCCCCAGAAGAGATACCGGCAGTGGCTGGCCGTGCGGCGCGGGTCGGTGCGGGCGGTTGTCGGGACGCGGGCCGCGATGTTCGCTCCCGTGGCGGACCTGGGGCTCGTCGTGGTGTGGGACGACGGGGATTCGAGCCACAGCGACGACAACGCGCCGTTTCCGCATGTGCGGGAGGTGCTGGAGCTGCGCGCGCAGCACAGCAAGTGCGCGTTTCTGCTGGGCGCCGTCAGTTGCACGGTGGAGGCGGCTCAGCTCGTCGAGGGGAAGTGGGCGGCGCCGCTGCGCGCGGGGCGCGAGCAGGTGCGCGCCGCGGCCCCGCTGATACGCACCGTCGGTGACGTGGAGCTGGCGCGGGACGGGGCGGCGCGGGCCGCACGGCTGCCCAGTCTGGCCTGGCAGACCGTGCGGGACGGGCTCAAGTCAGGTCCGGTGCTTGTGCAGGTGCCGCGGCGCGGGTACGTGCCGAGCCTCGCCTGCGAGCGGTGCCGTACGCCCGCCAGGTGCCGGCACTGTGCTGGGCCGCTCGAAGCGGCCGACCAGCAGGAACTCCATTGCGGATGGTGCGGCCGGGACGCGGCCGGGTGGCGCTGCGGCGAGTGCGGGAGCGTGCGGCTGCGGGCCCAGATGGTCGGCGCCAAGCGCACGGCGGAGGAGCTGGGGCGGGCGTTTCCGGCGGTGCCGGTGCGTACGTCCGGGCGTGATCATGTGCTGGATTCGGTGCCGGGTGCGCCCGCGCTCGTCGTGAGCACGCCGGGGGCGGAGCCGGTGGCCGAGGGCGGATACGCCGCTGCGCTGCTGCTGGACGGCTGGGCGATGCTCGGGCGGCCGGATCTGCGGGCCGGGGAGGAGGCACTGCGGCGCTGGATCAGCGCTGCGGCGCTGGTCAGGGGGCATGGCGAGGGCGGCACCGTGGTCGTGGTGGCCGAGCCGACGCTGCGGCCGGTGCAGGCGCTGGTGCGGTGGGACCCGGTGGGGCATGCGCAGCGCGAGCTCGCGGAGCGTGCGGAGCTTGGCTTTCCGCCGGTGTCCCGGATGGCCGCGGTGAGTGGGCGCCCCGAGGCGGTCGCCGCGTTTCTGGCGGCTGCCGAATTGCCGGGAGACGCCGAGGTGCTGGGGCCGGTGCCGCTGCCCGTGGCGGAACCGGGCCGGCCGCGCAGGCCCGGGGATCCTCCGGTGGGCGAGGTGTGGGAGCGCGCACTGCTCAGGGTGCCGCCGGGCAGCGGGGCGGCGCTGGCTGCGGCGCTGAAGTCTGCGCAGGTGGCGCGGCTGGTTCGCGGGGGCGGGGATCCGGTGCGGATCAGGATCGATCCGCTCGACATCGGGTGA
- the metK gene encoding methionine adenosyltransferase gives MSRRLFTSESVTEGHPDKIADQISDTILDALLREDPSSRVAVETLITTGLVHVAGEVTTKAYADIPTLVRNKILDIGYDSSKKGFDGASCGVSVSIGAQSPDIAQGVDTAYETRVEGDEDELDKQGAGDQGLMFGYACDETPELMPLPIHLAHRLSRRLSEVRKNGTIPYLRPDGKTQVTIEYDGDKAVRLDTVVVSSQHASDIDLDSLLAPDIREFVVEHVLKGLLDDGIKLDTEGYRLLVNPTGRFEIGGPMGDAGLTGRKIIIDTYGGMARHGGGAFSGKDPSKVDRSAAYAMRWVAKNVVAAGLAARCEVQVAYAIGKAEPVGLFVETFGTATVGTEKIETAIGEVFDLRPAAIIRDLDLLRPIYAQTAAYGHFGRELPDFTWERTDRVEALRKAAGL, from the coding sequence GTGTCCCGCCGCCTGTTCACCTCGGAGTCCGTGACCGAGGGCCACCCCGACAAGATCGCTGACCAGATCAGCGACACGATCCTCGACGCGCTCCTGCGGGAAGACCCGTCCTCCCGGGTCGCCGTGGAGACCTTGATCACCACCGGCCTCGTGCACGTGGCCGGCGAGGTGACCACCAAGGCCTACGCCGACATTCCCACGCTCGTACGCAACAAGATCCTCGACATCGGGTACGACTCCTCGAAGAAGGGCTTCGACGGCGCCTCCTGCGGCGTGTCGGTGTCCATCGGCGCGCAGTCCCCCGACATCGCGCAGGGTGTCGACACGGCGTACGAGACCCGGGTCGAGGGCGATGAGGACGAGCTCGACAAGCAGGGCGCCGGCGACCAGGGCCTGATGTTCGGCTACGCGTGCGACGAGACCCCGGAGCTCATGCCGCTCCCGATCCACCTCGCGCACCGCCTCTCCCGCCGCCTGTCCGAGGTGCGCAAGAACGGGACCATCCCCTACCTGCGTCCCGACGGCAAGACCCAGGTCACCATCGAGTACGACGGCGACAAGGCTGTCCGCCTCGACACGGTCGTGGTCTCCTCGCAGCACGCGAGTGACATCGACCTGGACTCGCTGCTCGCTCCCGACATCCGCGAGTTCGTCGTCGAGCACGTCCTCAAGGGGCTCCTCGACGACGGCATCAAGCTGGACACCGAGGGCTATCGCCTGCTGGTCAACCCGACCGGACGCTTCGAGATCGGCGGCCCGATGGGCGATGCCGGCCTCACCGGCCGCAAGATCATCATCGACACGTACGGCGGCATGGCCCGCCACGGCGGCGGCGCCTTCTCCGGCAAGGACCCGTCCAAGGTCGACCGCTCGGCGGCGTACGCGATGCGCTGGGTTGCCAAGAACGTCGTCGCCGCGGGCCTCGCCGCGCGCTGCGAGGTCCAGGTCGCCTACGCGATCGGCAAGGCGGAGCCGGTCGGGCTCTTCGTCGAGACCTTCGGAACGGCGACGGTCGGCACCGAGAAGATCGAGACGGCCATCGGTGAGGTCTTCGACCTCCGCCCGGCCGCGATCATCCGCGATCTCGACCTGCTGCGCCCGATCTACGCCCAGACGGCGGCGTACGGCCACTTCGGCCGCGAGCTGCCCGACTTCACGTGGGAGCGCACGGACCGCGTGGAGGCACTGCGCAAGGCCGCGGGGCTGTAA
- the fmt gene encoding methionyl-tRNA formyltransferase, translating into MKLVFAGTPEVAVPALDALIASDRHEVSAVVTRPDAPAGRGRRLVASPVAERAAEAGIEVLKPVSPRDEDFLARLREIAPDCCPVVAYGALLPKAALDIPARGWVNLHFSLLPAWRGAAPVQHAILAGDEVTGASTFLIEQGLDSGPVFGVLTEQVRPTDTSGDLLTRLAFAGSGLLAATMDGIEDGTLHAVPQPAEGISLAPKLTVEDAQVDWTAPALRVDRLVRGCTPAPGAWTLFRGERLKLVAVKPLPDRADLAPGELSAAKKNVYAGTGSHAVELLWVQPQGKKPMLAADWARGVRIAPGEHLGVADVR; encoded by the coding sequence ATGAAGCTCGTCTTCGCAGGCACCCCCGAGGTCGCCGTACCCGCCCTGGACGCCCTGATCGCCTCCGACCGGCACGAAGTTTCCGCCGTCGTCACCCGGCCCGACGCCCCCGCGGGCCGCGGCCGCAGGCTGGTCGCCAGCCCCGTCGCCGAGCGGGCGGCGGAGGCAGGTATCGAGGTGCTCAAGCCGGTCAGCCCGCGTGACGAGGACTTCCTCGCGCGGCTGCGCGAGATCGCGCCCGACTGCTGCCCCGTCGTCGCGTACGGCGCGCTGCTGCCCAAGGCCGCCCTCGACATCCCGGCCAGGGGCTGGGTCAATCTGCACTTCTCCCTGCTGCCCGCCTGGCGCGGCGCGGCCCCCGTCCAGCACGCGATCCTCGCGGGCGACGAGGTCACGGGCGCCTCGACGTTCCTGATCGAGCAGGGGCTCGACTCCGGGCCCGTGTTCGGCGTACTCACCGAGCAGGTACGGCCCACCGACACCAGCGGCGACCTGCTCACGCGGCTCGCCTTCGCCGGTTCCGGGCTGCTCGCCGCCACCATGGACGGCATCGAGGACGGCACGCTGCACGCCGTGCCGCAGCCCGCGGAAGGCATCTCGCTCGCACCCAAGCTCACCGTCGAGGACGCGCAGGTGGACTGGACGGCGCCCGCGCTGCGCGTCGACCGGCTGGTGCGCGGCTGCACGCCCGCACCTGGGGCGTGGACGCTGTTCCGCGGTGAGCGGCTCAAGCTGGTCGCCGTGAAGCCGCTGCCCGACCGCGCGGACCTGGCCCCCGGCGAGCTGTCCGCGGCCAAGAAGAATGTGTACGCCGGAACCGGATCGCACGCCGTCGAGCTGCTCTGGGTCCAGCCGCAGGGCAAGAAGCCGATGCTCGCCGCCGACTGGGCGCGCGGCGTGCGGATCGCCCCGGGAGAGCACCTGGGCGTGGCGGACGTACGCTGA